From the Salvelinus fontinalis isolate EN_2023a chromosome 35, ASM2944872v1, whole genome shotgun sequence genome, one window contains:
- the LOC129834463 gene encoding ras association domain-containing protein 10-like, whose protein sequence is MMESKESKISVWVCREEKLVSGLSKRTTCADVVNVLLEDQNLQQCVSVAMLSGSPQSYCIVEKWRGSERILPNKTKILRLWGAWGEEQENVRFLLVKNEASLANHGPRSAEARVVLSKESPCIYKGTARATMGFSPEKQRRIVRKAFRKLDKINKKRAQTVFKDAPTGEKMETLVHLVISQDHTIRQQIQRIKELDREIERYEAKVHFDRMKMHGINYLQDTYLVDAHSDGFSKQEGEKPCSAEAVAQFEEYAQQCEEVIRLQDELAEHEALMDSITVEIQEELNQRWMKRRQEELSSKEVKPSAGETAMWVSTAHATHTDTLALEADTSFENDLLLEEERIKTQLDTSLYIGLRLNTDLEAIRNDLNVTQDIWGAKEKEIRDLLEKVNSLYIEDDETPSEDNDCNSVVTEAAMMRPLETKSEWVEQARGLSKTCNANDDDSDTGLSSMHSQDSDNPPVCESLV, encoded by the coding sequence ATGATGGAGTCCAAGGAAAGTAAGATATCTGTGTGGGTTTGCCGAGAGGAGAAGCTTGTCTCCGGACTGTCAAAGCGCACCACCTGTGCAGATGTGGTCAATGTGCTCCTAGAGGATCAAAACTTGCAACAATGTGTCTCTGTAGCCATGCTCTCGGGATCACCCCAGTCCTATTGCATCGTAGAAAAATGGAGAGGATCTGAGAGAATTTTGCCGAATAAAACAAAGATCCTTCGACTTTGGGGCGCGtggggagaggagcaggagaacgTGCGGTTTCTGTTGGTTAAAAATGAGGCTTCTTTGGCTAACCATGGACCCCGGAGCGCAGAGGCCCGTGTGGTGCTCAGCAAGGAGAGCCCGTGCATTTACAAGGGGACAGCAAGAGCCACCATGGGCTTCTCACCCGAGAAACAACGTCGGATTGTTAGGAAAGCTTTCAGAAAGttggataaaataaataaaaagagggCGCAAACCGTGTTCAAGGATGCGCCCACTGGGGAGAAAATGGAAACTTTGGTTCACCTGGTCATATCCCAGGACCACACAATCCGCCAACAGATCCAGAGAATTAAAGAactggacagagagatagaaaggtATGAAGCTAAAGTTCATTTTGACAGGATGAAAATGCATGGGATCAATTACTTGCAGGACACATACTTAGTGGATGCGCATTCTGACGGTTTCTCCAAGCAGGAGGGTGAGAAGCCGTGCTCGGCGGAGGCTGTTGCCCAGTTTGAGGAGTATGCCCAACAGTGTGAGGAGGTGATTAGACTTCAGGATGAATTGGCTGAGCACGAAGCGCTCATGGACAGCATTACTGTGGAGATCCAAGAGGAACTGAATCAGAGGTGGATGAAGCGAAGGCAAGAGGAGCTGTCAAGTAAAGAGGTGAAACCCAGCGCGGGAGAGACCGCTATGTGGGTATCAACAGCCCatgcgacacacacagacactttaGCCCTCGAAGCTGATACATCATTCGAGAACGATTTGcttctggaggaggagaggatcaaAACGCAGCTGGATACTAGTTTATACATTGGACTGCGCTTGAACACGGATTTGGAGGCTATTAGAAATGATTTGAATGTAACCCAGGATATTTGGGGGGCGAAAGAAAAAGAGATACGGGATTTGCTGGAGAAAGTGAACTCATTGTATATAGAGGATGACGAGACACCAAGCGAGGACAATGACTGCAACTCTGTGGTTACTGAGGCAGCAATGATGCGTCCCCTGGAGACGAAAAGTGAGTGGGTGGAGCAAGCCAGGGGGCTTTCAAAGACATGCAATGCCAACGATGACGACTCAGACACTGGCCTGAGCTCCATGCACAGTCAGGACTCGGATAACCCACCTGTGTGCGAGTCATTGGTATAA